GCGTGCGACTCGCGGTCGGGACAGCTGTGGCACGGGTGGTCGCGCATCTGGCGCCGCAGCTCGGCGATCCTCGGGTCCTCGACCGTCGGACCGTCCCGGTACGCCCGCGGGTGGTCCGCCAGGTGTCCGGCGCGGTCACGCAGCGCCGACGCGAGGTCGCGCCGCGACTGCGGGTCCCGCGGGTTGAAGGTCTTGGGGATGCGCATCTGCGTCAACGGCTCGACCGGGCTCGGGAAGTCGACGGCGGCGAGCCGTCGCGCGTGCCGGTTCGCCGTCAGGACCATCGGGCGGGGCCCGTCGCGGTTGCCGGCGTCGGGATCGAGCACGATCGCCAGTCCCGAGAACTTGCCCGCCGGGACGTTGATGACGTCGCCACGCTTCAGCCGGCCCAGGGACTCGAGCGCCTCCTCGCGCTTGGCGGCACGGCGCGACTTCGAGCCCGCCGACTCGATGTCGCTGAGCTGGCGACGCAGGCTCATGTACTCCATGAAGTCGCCCTGCTCGCAGGTCGCGGACTCGCGGTACCCCTCGATCGCCTCGTCCGCCTTGCGGACCTTGCGGGCCAGCCCGACCACGGCGCGGTCGGCCTGGAACTGTGCGAAGGACATCTCCAGCAGCTCGCGGGCGCGCTCGCGACCCACCTGGTGCACCAGGTTGACCGCCATGTTGTAGGAGGGCCGGAAGGACGAGTTGAGCGGATACGTGCGCGTCGATGCCAGGCCGGCCACGTGCCGCGCGTCCAGCCCCGGTTGCCACAGCACGACGCCATGGCCCTCGACATCGATCCCGCGGCGGCCGGCGCGGCCGGTCAGCTGGGTGTACTCCCCCGGCGTGACGTCCACGTGGTTCTCGCCGTTCCACTTCGTCAACCGGTCGATCACGACGGAGCGGGCGGGCATGTTGATGCCCAGGGCCAGGGTCTCGGTGGCGAAGACGACCTTGACCAGGCCGGCGCTGAAGAGGTCCTCGACGCACTCCTTGAAGGTCGGCAGCATGCCGGCGTGGTGCGCCGCGATGCCGCGTCCGATCCCCTCACGGAACTCGTGGAAGCCGAGAACCGCCAGGTCCTCCTCGGGCAGGTGGGCGCAGGCGGCGTCGACGTGGGCGTGGATGGCCTCGCGCTCCTCCTGCGAGGTGAGGATCAGGCGGGCCGCCAGACACTGCTCAACGGCGGTGGCGCAGCCCGCGCGGCTGAAGATGAAGACGATCGCCGGCAGCATGCCCTCGGACTCGAGCTTGAGGACGATGTCGATGCGGTCCGGCGTGCGGTGGCGACTGCGCGGCCGTCGGCCGCCCTTCTGGGGGCGGCGCGAGCGGTTCTTGGCGAACGCCCGGTTCCACTGCGCGTCGTCGCGGGCCATCTGCTCGAGGGTGTGGTTGACCTCGGTGCTGTTCGGCTCGAACAGGTCGAACATCTTGCGGCCGACCAGGACGTGCTGGTGCAGCGGAACGGGCCGCTTCTCCTCGACGATCGTGTCGGTCTCGCCGCGCACCTCGTGCAGCCAGGCGCCGAACTCCTCGACGTTCGAGACGGTCGCCGAGAGCGAGACGATCGACACCGAGGGAGGCAGGCCGATGATGACCTCCTCCCACACCGCGCCGCGGAAGCGGTCGGCGAGGTAGTGCACCTCGTCCATCACGACATGCCCCAGGTTCTTCAGCGTCGAGGAGCCCGCGTAGATCATGTTGCGCAGCACCTCGGTCGTCATGACGACGATCGGGGCCTCACCGTTGATGGTGTTGTCGCCGGTCAGCAGGCCGACGTTCTCGGCGCCGTACCGATCGGCGAAGTCACTGAACTTCTGGTTCGACAGCGCCTTGATCGGCGTGGTGTAGAAGCACTTGCGCCCGGTGGCCAGGGACAGGTGCACGGCGAACTCGCCGACCAGGGTCTTGCCCGAGCCCGTGGGGGCCGCGACGAGGACGCCGTGCCCGTCCTCGAGCGCCTCGCACGCCCGGACCTGGAACTCGTCGAGGCCGAAGGGGTAGAGGTCTCGGAAGGCCGCGACGTGGGGGTGCTGGCGGTCCTTGCGGAATCGGGCGTACTGCTCGGCCGGGGTGGACATGCCTCCAGCCTACGGAGGATCAGTCACCGAGGCCTTCAGGCGCCTCCAGCGGCGAGGCCTCCTCGTCGCCCCACGCCTGCGTGGCCCGTCCGCGCCGTCGGTCGGTGACCCGCGCGATGATCTCGGAGACGAAGTACAGGACGCTCATCGGGATCGCCAGGAACAGGAACGTCACGGGGTCGACGGTGGGCGTCGCGACCGCAGCGAAGACGAAGATGCCGACGATGATCCACGGTCGGGCCCGGATCAACTGGGCACCGCTCACCGCGCCGATGCGGTTCAGGATCACCACCACGACGGGGATCTGCGCGCCGACTCCGAACAGGATGATCATCCGCGTCGCGAAGCTCAGGTAGTCGGCGCCGTTGAGCAGGTTCGTCCACCCCTCGGGGGCGAAGCCGACCAGCAGCTCGATCGCCTTGGGGAACGTCCAGTAGCCGACCCAGGCGCCGCCGAGGAACAACGGCAGGCAGGTCGCCGTGAGCAGGAGCGCGGCGCGCTTCTCGTTCCGGTGCAGGGCCGGCAGGACGAACGCCCACAGCTGCCACATCCAGACCGGGCTCGAGAGCACCAGGCCCGCGAGGACGCTGGTCTTGAGCTGGAACTGGAACGCCCCGCCGATCCCGCTGACGACCAGCTCGGTGTCGATGTCCTTGGCCTCGAGCGCGGGGCGCACCTGCTCATAGGGAGCGGTCAGCCACTCGAGGATCTCCGGGTAGAAGTACCACGCCACGCCCACGCCGAGGGCGATCGCGGCGAGCGCCTTCACCAGCCGCGAGCGCAGCTCCGCGAGGTGATCGAGCAGCGGCATCTCGCCGCCGGGTCCCGGACGGCGGCGCGCCGCCCCGAATCCGATGACCACCCCGGTCAGGGAGTCTGGTCGTCGCGGCGCTCGACAGCGGCGGGATCGATGGCCCGAGCGGTGGGATCGGCCTTCTTCTCCTCGTGCTCGCTCTCGCGGATCTCGGACTTGAAGATGCGCAGCGCACGGCCGGAGCCGCGGGCGAGCTCGGGCAGCTTGCGGCCGCCGAACAGCAGCAGGACGATCCCCAGGATGATGAGGATCTCGGTGGGGCCGAGGTTGGGCATGGGGAACTCCTTAGACGGAACTTGTTCCATCGTACGCGGCCAGCGCTGAGCGGGCGGCATCCCGTACCTCCGCGGCGAAGCCGGCCGGCTCCACGACGTGCACGCCGCCACCCGCGCGCATCACGACGCGAAGCAGCCACGAGGGGTCGCTGCCGAACAGTCGCGCGCGGACGGAGCCGTCGGGACGCTCCTGCAAGACGTCCATGCGGTACTGCTCGAGCACCCAGACGGCGCTGGGCTCGATCTCGACCACGATCGACGGCGTGTCCGGGCCCTGGGGGAAGAGATCCTCCAGGCGCGTGCGGTGACCGGCCTCGGTCGTGACCGGCGCGTCGAGCACCGTGGCGGCGACGATCCGGTCGACCCGGAAGAGTCGGTCGGCCTCGACCTTGTGGCACCAGGCGGACAGGTAGCGATGGCCGTCCTGGGTGAACGCGCGGTGCGGGTCGACGGTGCGCTCGGTCTGCTCGTCGCGCGTCTCGTTGGCGTAGACCATCTGCAGCTGGCGCTGGCCGGCCAGGGCCTCGGCGACGGCGGTCTGCACGTCCGGGTCGACCTCGGGCAGCAGCACGTCGACGGACGTGGCGACATCGGTGCCTGCGGCCTCGGCGAGCTTGGCCAACGCCGAGTCGATGAGGGCAGCCTGGTCGCCGGCCGCCGACTGACGCAGGGTGCGCAACGCGACCATGAGCGCCGCGGCCTCGCTGCGCGAGACGCGCAGGGGCCGGGACATGAACTCGGCGTCGCGGATGTAGACGACGCCCTCGTCCTGCAGGGCGGTGACGTCGAAGTCGATGAGCTCGCCGTGGAACTCGCCCCAGCCGGTGAGCATCATGATCTCGAGCTCACGCTGCGCCTGCGCCGGCTTGATGTTGAACTCGCGCGCCAGGTCGGCCAGCGGGATCCCCTGGTTGCTCTGCAGGTACGGGACCATCGCCAACATGCGGACGACCTGCTTCAGGGACGGGTTCACGCGTGGGCCTCCGCGATCGAACGAAGTCGGTCGATGACGGCGTCCCGCAGCTCCGGCGGCGACACGACGACCACGTCGGGGCCGTACGAGGCCACCTCGGCCGCGAGGTCGTCCAGCGCGGCGTAGGCGATCTCGACCTCGTCGGTCGTGCCGTCGACCGGGTCGATCCGCACCGCGTAGCGCCGCAGCGACTGGCCCCGGCCTGCGGTCACCCGCAGGACGGCGGACGCGGTCGGCTCGGGCGGGTGGAGGGCGCGGGCGACCTTCTTCAGGTCGGCGTCCGCGGGAACCTCGTACTCCCCCGGCTCACCGTCGGGCTTGACGTCTCCGACGATGCGCGACAGCCGGAACAGGCGCGGGCGCCGGCGGTCGCGGTCGAAGCCGCCGACGTACCAACGCTCGCGGAACGAGGTCATGCCCCACGGCTCCAGGTGCCGCACCGTGGTCTCGCCGTCGGGGCGGCGGTACTCGAAGGCGATCGGCATACGGCGGCCGGTGGCGTCGAAGACCGCGTCGAAGGACGGCTCCTCGGCGCTCAGCCGTGCCTCGGTCATGCGCAGCACCGACGGGTCGAAGTCGTTGCCGATGGCCTTGAGCTTGGCCAGGGCGGTCGTGGTCTCGGCGGCCATGCCGGCGTGATCCCACAGCTGACCCGCCAGACCGATCACGGCGGCCTCCTCGACCGTCAGGTCGATCTGCGGCAGCTCGACGTCGGCACGCAGGAGGCGGTACCCCGGCACACCGCCGAGCGCGTCGTAGGTGCCGGTCTCGATCTCGAGGCCGAGGTCGCGCAGCTCCTGCTTGTCACGCTCGAACTTTCGCTCGAACGCCACGTCCGTGTCCTCGCGGTACTCCGCGATGGACGACCTGATCTGGTCCTTCGTCAGGTACTGGTTCGTCGCCAGGAGGGTGAAGACGAGGTTCATCAACCGCTCGGTCTTCCGCTGCGCCATGAGCGACAGACTAGCTGGCGTCGAGCAGGTCCAGGACGAAGATCAGCGGGCCCTCGGGCTGACCGTTCTTCTTGGCGTCCTTGCCGTAGGCGTCGTCGGTGGTGCAGGTCACGACGATCCGGCTGCCGACGGTGTGCCCGGGCACGAGGTCGGTGAGGCAGGGAACGGCCGAGCCCTCGGCGATCGAGATCTGGCGCGGCCCCGTGGACCAGGACTCGTCGAAGACGTCACCGGCGGGGTACTTCTGGCCGACGTACTGGACGCTCAGCGTGGCGCCCTTCTCGATCGGGTCGCCGGCGCCCTTGATCAGGACGTGCGACGCGGACTTCGTGAGCTTGGTCGCGGTCTTCTTCGTCGTGGCGAACTTGACCGGCTGCTGGTCCTTGCCGTACGTCAGCTTCGGCACCGAGGCCGGCGCCTTGACGGCCTTGCCCTCGGCCTTCGGCGGGATCTTGGCGACCAGGTCGAAGAGGAAGACCATCGTGTCGTCCTTCTCGAGGCCGAGGGACTCGACGCTCTGCAACAGGGACGCGCCGTCCTCGGAGGGAACCGACACCAGCACGCGCGAACCGACGTCCTGGCCGACGAGGCCCTTGTAGAAGCCCGGCAGCGCCGTCTTCTCGTTGAGCGTCAGCGTCATCGGCGTCTCGTTCTTGAAGGAGTTGTCGAACTCCTTGCCGGTACGGCCGTTCACGGCGACGTAGTTGATCTTGATCGTGTCACCGGCCGAGATTTCCTCGCCGCCGCCCTTGGAGACGACCTTCGACTCGGTCTTGTCGGTCGTGTAGTCCTTCTCGACCTTCACCTTCGGCGTGCCGGACTTGCTCACCTCGATCCCCTCGAGGTCATTGCCGCCGCCGCAGCCGGTGAGGACGATGGATGCGGTGGTCATGGCAACCACGAGAGCGGTACGACGCACGATGAGGTTCCTCCTGAGGATCGATGCCGTGCCCACAGTAACGGCCGATTCCAAGGAAGAACTGAGAGGTCACATCGAGTCGATGAGGCGCTGCACGCGGTCGTCCTGTGACCTGAACGGGTCCTTGCACAGCACCGTGCGTTGGGCCTGGTCGTTGAGCTTCAGGTGCACCCAGTCGACCGTGAAGTCGCGGCGTCGTTCCTGCGCCCGCGCGATGAAGTCGCCCCGCAAGCGGGCCCGCGTCGTCTGCGGCGGGACCGACTTGGCGGCGAACACGTCCAGGTCGTTCGTGACCCGAGCGACCGCGCCCTTGCTCTCGAGGAGGTAGAACAGGCCCCGGTCGCGGCGGATGTCGTGGTAGGCCAGATCGAGCTGGGCGATCCGCGGATCGGACCACGACAGCCCGCGTTGCGTCCGGTAGCGATCGAGCATCCGGTACTTGATGACCCAGTCGATCTCGCGCTCGACCAGGCTCAGGTCCTCGCTCTCGACCGCCTTGAGCGTGCGCTCCCACAGGTCCATCGTCCGGTCGATCGTCGGTGTGCGGAGCCCGTTGCGGTCGATGTACTCGGCCGCCTTCGCGAAGTACTCGGCCTGGATCTCCAGCGCGGACAGCTCGCGCCCGTTGGCCAGCTGGACCTTGCGGCGGCCGGTCATGTCGTGCGAGATCTCGCGGATGGCCCGGATCGGGTTCTCCAGGGTCAGGTCGCGCATCGCGACGCCCGCCTCGATCATCTTGAGCACGAGATCGGTCGTGGCGACCTTCAGCATCGTGGTCGTCTCGCTCATGTTCGAGTCGCCGACGATGACGTGCAGGCGGCGGAAGCGCTCGGCGTCGGCATGCGGCTCGTCGCGCGTGTTGATGATGGGCCGCGACCGCGTCGTGGCGCTGGAGACCCCCTCCCAGATGTGCTCGGCGCGCTGGCTGACGCTGAACACCGTGCCGCGGGGCGTCTGCTGCACCTTGCCGGCGCCGACGATGATCTGGCGGGACACCAGGAACGGGATCAGGACATCGGCGAGCTTGCTGAACTCGCCGCTGCGGCCCACGAGGTAGTTCTCGTGGCAGCCGTAGGAGTTGCCGGCGGAGTCGGTGTTGTTCTTGAACAGGTAGATGTCGCCCTCGACGCCGTCCTCGGCGAGCCGGTCCTGGGCGTCGAGCATGAGCCCTTCGAGGATCCGCTCCCCCGCCCGGTCGTGCGTGACCAGGTCGACGATGTCGTCGCACTCGGGGGTCGCGTACTCGGGGTGGCTGCCCACGTCCAGATACAGCCGCGCACCGTTGCGCAGGAAGACGTTGCTGCTGCGTCCCCACGACACGACGCGCCGGAACAGGTAGCGCGCCACCTCGTCCGGCGACAGACGGCGCTGCCCACGGAACGAGCAGGTCACGCCGTACTCGTTCTCGATTCCGAAGATCCGCCGGTCCATGTCGCCAGCCTAGACCCGTGAGCGCCAGGCGCACGTGACGCAGGTCACGGGCGGGACGCCCGCGCCCGCGCGGTCAGCCGAGCAGCTCGGCGACCCGTGCCTCAGTCAGTCGCTTGAACTTCCGCGGCTGGCTGCGGGTGCGGTCCAGGACCGCCACCTCGAGGTCGCCCGGAGCGATCGTGCGGGCCGGCTCGGTGTCGTTGCCCAACGCGGTCAGGGCGAGCCGCAGCGCATCCGCCAGCGGCAGCTCCGGCGTGTAGTGGGTGCTCAGGTACTCCTCGACCTTGTCGCTCTGGCCGCCCATGACGCCGTAGCTCGGGATGTCCGCGACGGAGCCGTCGTACGTGAGGCGGTAGATCTGGTCGGTCTCGGGCGTCGTCCCGACCTCGGCGACGAAGATCTCGACCTCGTAGGGCTTCTCGCCGCCGCTGGAGAAGATCGTGCCGAGGGTCTGGGCGTAGGCGTTGGCCAGGCCGCGTCCGGTGACGTCGCTGCGGTCGTA
Above is a window of Aeromicrobium senzhongii DNA encoding:
- the pafA gene encoding Pup--protein ligase — translated: MDRRIFGIENEYGVTCSFRGQRRLSPDEVARYLFRRVVSWGRSSNVFLRNGARLYLDVGSHPEYATPECDDIVDLVTHDRAGERILEGLMLDAQDRLAEDGVEGDIYLFKNNTDSAGNSYGCHENYLVGRSGEFSKLADVLIPFLVSRQIIVGAGKVQQTPRGTVFSVSQRAEHIWEGVSSATTRSRPIINTRDEPHADAERFRRLHVIVGDSNMSETTTMLKVATTDLVLKMIEAGVAMRDLTLENPIRAIREISHDMTGRRKVQLANGRELSALEIQAEYFAKAAEYIDRNGLRTPTIDRTMDLWERTLKAVESEDLSLVEREIDWVIKYRMLDRYRTQRGLSWSDPRIAQLDLAYHDIRRDRGLFYLLESKGAVARVTNDLDVFAAKSVPPQTTRARLRGDFIARAQERRRDFTVDWVHLKLNDQAQRTVLCKDPFRSQDDRVQRLIDSM
- the tatC gene encoding twin-arginine translocase subunit TatC, which translates into the protein MVIGFGAARRRPGPGGEMPLLDHLAELRSRLVKALAAIALGVGVAWYFYPEILEWLTAPYEQVRPALEAKDIDTELVVSGIGGAFQFQLKTSVLAGLVLSSPVWMWQLWAFVLPALHRNEKRAALLLTATCLPLFLGGAWVGYWTFPKAIELLVGFAPEGWTNLLNGADYLSFATRMIILFGVGAQIPVVVVILNRIGAVSGAQLIRARPWIIVGIFVFAAVATPTVDPVTFLFLAIPMSVLYFVSEIIARVTDRRRGRATQAWGDEEASPLEAPEGLGD
- a CDS encoding helix-turn-helix transcriptional regulator, whose amino-acid sequence is MNPSLKQVVRMLAMVPYLQSNQGIPLADLAREFNIKPAQAQRELEIMMLTGWGEFHGELIDFDVTALQDEGVVYIRDAEFMSRPLRVSRSEAAALMVALRTLRQSAAGDQAALIDSALAKLAEAAGTDVATSVDVLLPEVDPDVQTAVAEALAGQRQLQMVYANETRDEQTERTVDPHRAFTQDGHRYLSAWCHKVEADRLFRVDRIVAATVLDAPVTTEAGHRTRLEDLFPQGPDTPSIVVEIEPSAVWVLEQYRMDVLQERPDGSVRARLFGSDPSWLLRVVMRAGGGVHVVEPAGFAAEVRDAARSALAAYDGTSSV
- the tatA gene encoding twin-arginine translocase TatA/TatE family subunit; this encodes MPNLGPTEILIILGIVLLLFGGRKLPELARGSGRALRIFKSEIRESEHEEKKADPTARAIDPAAVERRDDQTP
- the prcA gene encoding proteasome subunit alpha — translated: MTTPFYVSPEQLMKDRADFARKGIARGRSVAVVRYADGIVFVAENPSRALHKISEIYDRIGFAAVGRYNEFENLRIAGVRLADMRGYSYDRSDVTGRGLANAYAQTLGTIFSSGGEKPYEVEIFVAEVGTTPETDQIYRLTYDGSVADIPSYGVMGGQSDKVEEYLSTHYTPELPLADALRLALTALGNDTEPARTIAPGDLEVAVLDRTRSQPRKFKRLTEARVAELLG
- a CDS encoding helix-turn-helix transcriptional regulator; this encodes MAQRKTERLMNLVFTLLATNQYLTKDQIRSSIAEYREDTDVAFERKFERDKQELRDLGLEIETGTYDALGGVPGYRLLRADVELPQIDLTVEEAAVIGLAGQLWDHAGMAAETTTALAKLKAIGNDFDPSVLRMTEARLSAEEPSFDAVFDATGRRMPIAFEYRRPDGETTVRHLEPWGMTSFRERWYVGGFDRDRRRPRLFRLSRIVGDVKPDGEPGEYEVPADADLKKVARALHPPEPTASAVLRVTAGRGQSLRRYAVRIDPVDGTTDEVEIAYAALDDLAAEVASYGPDVVVVSPPELRDAVIDRLRSIAEAHA
- a CDS encoding FKBP-type peptidyl-prolyl cis-trans isomerase, with the protein product MTTASIVLTGCGGGNDLEGIEVSKSGTPKVKVEKDYTTDKTESKVVSKGGGEEISAGDTIKINYVAVNGRTGKEFDNSFKNETPMTLTLNEKTALPGFYKGLVGQDVGSRVLVSVPSEDGASLLQSVESLGLEKDDTMVFLFDLVAKIPPKAEGKAVKAPASVPKLTYGKDQQPVKFATTKKTATKLTKSASHVLIKGAGDPIEKGATLSVQYVGQKYPAGDVFDESWSTGPRQISIAEGSAVPCLTDLVPGHTVGSRIVVTCTTDDAYGKDAKKNGQPEGPLIFVLDLLDAS
- a CDS encoding DEAD/DEAH box helicase, with product MSTPAEQYARFRKDRQHPHVAAFRDLYPFGLDEFQVRACEALEDGHGVLVAAPTGSGKTLVGEFAVHLSLATGRKCFYTTPIKALSNQKFSDFADRYGAENVGLLTGDNTINGEAPIVVMTTEVLRNMIYAGSSTLKNLGHVVMDEVHYLADRFRGAVWEEVIIGLPPSVSIVSLSATVSNVEEFGAWLHEVRGETDTIVEEKRPVPLHQHVLVGRKMFDLFEPNSTEVNHTLEQMARDDAQWNRAFAKNRSRRPQKGGRRPRSRHRTPDRIDIVLKLESEGMLPAIVFIFSRAGCATAVEQCLAARLILTSQEEREAIHAHVDAACAHLPEEDLAVLGFHEFREGIGRGIAAHHAGMLPTFKECVEDLFSAGLVKVVFATETLALGINMPARSVVIDRLTKWNGENHVDVTPGEYTQLTGRAGRRGIDVEGHGVVLWQPGLDARHVAGLASTRTYPLNSSFRPSYNMAVNLVHQVGRERARELLEMSFAQFQADRAVVGLARKVRKADEAIEGYRESATCEQGDFMEYMSLRRQLSDIESAGSKSRRAAKREEALESLGRLKRGDVINVPAGKFSGLAIVLDPDAGNRDGPRPMVLTANRHARRLAAVDFPSPVEPLTQMRIPKTFNPRDPQSRRDLASALRDRAGHLADHPRAYRDGPTVEDPRIAELRRQMRDHPCHSCPDRESHARWAERMIALDRETESMRRRVEQRTNSVARQFDRVCVVLDALGYLEGDDVTEEGRRLQRIYGESDLIVSESLRIDVWEGLSPPEFAAVASGLTYTARNSDDAPPPRFPTKAVAQAAESLGMLWLELDQLEREHRLKFLRRPDFGFAYAVWMWCEGTSLDLVLGTAEMAAGDFVRAMKQLIDTVAQIADAAGPGPVRDSARAALDELRTGVVAYSSVTS